The genomic window gtgaaattttattcttttcgCTACTGCAGATTTTAATAACTACTCTTCGTATTTCAGACAGATGGCATAACAAGCAGTTTCGGCTGTTAATCAAAAATACAGGCAGTCAGATTCTGAGCTGATTGTCACAGTCAAATGTGAATTTGGAAACAGGAAGAGTTTCAAAAAATTGATGATAACTGTACTCTGTCTGAAcataaattgatttaaaaaatgatgttttcaaCCTGGAGCCCATCCAGGCTCCCTGACTGTGACACTGTATAGtcctatttctgtttcttgtttaCAAAGTTTGTTGGAAGCTCTGCAATGTTATGCTACTTTCCTGAGCACCTTCTACGTGCGGTGCTTCTGCTACACGTCTCTTAAAATGTCCAGTAGGCTACTTCCAACCAACTGAGGTATGGAATGTGAAGAGAGGTGAGAGACTGGCAGAAGTCTCCTGAAAATCTTGAGAATTCTGGAAAACTAAGAGTGGTTCTGCTGGCCAACCATCAGTCTACCTATCTTAGCAATCTGTGGCATTGGGAAGTCAGAGGTAGTAGCACTGAGTTTAATAGCTGTAGAGAAACCTTTTTCCTGGGAAGAGACTTCAGTGTCTGGGGTAGCAATTTCAGTTTCCTGCCCTTTAAAGTTCCTTGGGTATCAATAGTGATGATAGAGTACTCTGCAAGTAGAATGTGCTCTCTCACTATCAAATAGAAGGTAATGTGGACCTGTGAAAACCAAAATAGATGAGTAAGGAGTGATGCCTAAAGATCTTAAGGCATCCTGTTGTTCAATGAACTAGCTAACCTTTAGGTTCTCATTCATATTGTTTATAGCTAATCCTAGTGCTTGTGTTCTACAGGAGGAGGTAGCCAAAAACTTACTAGCAGAATTCAACTTGGGCTGTGATGCTCATCAAACTGAACATGTATATAGAGTCTACGTTGCAACATTCCTTGGCTTTGGAGGGAATGCAGCACGCCAGAGATATGAAGACAGTCTATTTACCAGTACCTTATTTAAAAACAGGTAATTAGTTGCAGTAGCTCAGGAATGTGGGTTCTGTGCATCACTAGGCTCAGCAGACTCTTGAATATGCCTAGAAAAGAGTCTTGATGTAAAACTTAAGTTCTGCCATGTGCAGCGTGAAATGCTGAAATCTCTTTAAATGAGAACGTCTTTCTGTTTTGATACTGAGATATTTCAGAGTTTGGTGTTTCTGATCACAGTTGTTACAGTTGTGCGTGCTCTTGTGTGCAGGCTGCTGGGCAAACAGATTGGTATGACTTCTGATTCACCCTACTTAGATCCTTGCCTGCCCCTGGATGCTCAGGATGAGATTCAGCAAAATGGACAGATAATGTATTTGCGTGGAACAGGAGACTTTAGTATGTGCCGTGAAGTTATTCAACCCTTCATGAACAAAACCAATGAAACCCAGACATCTCTGAATGGTGTTTATCAGCCTGCCCTGCACTTTCAGAACAGCGAGTTCTATGGCTTCTCAGAGTTCTACTACTGTACTGAGGATGTATTACGCATGGGAGGAGACTACAATGCTGCTAAGTTTATTAAAGCTGCAAAGGTAAGTATTCTTGAACAGAACTCTTTTATTCTAATTTGAAACAAACTGCTGTAGAAAGCATTTTGTTCTGAAACTCTTGCAACAGAACTCCTTTAAAGATCCAAACTCCTTTCACCCTTCAATGAATTATCACAGGGCATCTCTATGCCTcatcttggttttcttttagaatatttgttttaagaCACAATAATAGAGTTGACTCCAGAGGGAAAAGGACTCATAGATTTCAGAACTATTGAAATAAGGATAAATCTGTACTACTTCTACCCCGTACTTCTTTTTATGAAGGTCTCAGTAATGATTAGTAAAaaattcccttttcctcttgctttatATATTTCATACCTGATTTACTGGGGCTAATCCTAGCAGGGATCATTCTGTCAGAGCAGTATAAAATAAGGCTACAGCATAAACTAAAGGAATATTACATGCTTTGTCAATGCCCTAAAAGCAGTGGggttctgtgtgtgtgtatctgcaATGGTATTACTAAAGACTTAAAATGCTACTGAATATTAGTTTAATATCATTTTGACCCATATTTGGCATTTGTTATTAAAGGAAATATGAAATGTGTGGTCTGACATTGATAGTTCAAGGGAAGTTGTTACTTCTAATTTTTCTAGCTTTGGCTGTTTACAGAGCATCTTATCTGATGGCAAACAAATCTTAACACAAAGCAGATGCAATTTTGAAGTCgtggtttccttttttttttttttttttctttttctttttctttcaggattATTGTGCCACTAAGTGGTCTGTCCTGCGAGAACGTTTTGACCGTGGTCTTTATGCATCACATGCTGATCTCCACAGATTGAAGTAAGTATTTGTGTTTGTACAGCAAATTCATTCAGGCAGAGTAGCCAAGGAGAGGTCATGTCCAAATGATCCATTTAATGGCATCATTAAAAGTGTGAATATAACCTTAAATATTGCATCAGCCATAAAAATTACTGATAGCAATGCTTCTAAATATGCCTCACAGTCCTTTGGACCTGTGTAACTACTGAGAAAATAAACGCTTGACTCTGCCGCTTTTTCTATAGGTACCAGTGTTTTAAGTCTGCCTGGATGTATGAAGTATTTCACAATggcttctcttttcctgcaaGTTACAGCAATttgaaaacagctctgcaggttTATGATAAAGAGGTGCAATGGACATTGGGAGCCATTCTTTACCGAACACGGTTTTTACCTTTAAGGTACCacttgtttatttaaatgtctGGAAATAGTGTTTGGGTGGGTGGGATGAGCATTTTTTGAAGGGAAGGGAGACACTGACAGCAAAGCAATCGGCAGACAGGGGGAGACAAAATGTTGTTTCTAGTTCGTTTATATAAAGTGTCCACATATGTGTGCCTATTTCAGGTAGTTCAAGTAACTCTTGATTAAAGCCTATTCTATTAACATGGactctcttttctttgataAGATAGTTTTGAGGCAAAGCTTGGTTTGCGATTTATGTCTATCCCTTTGACTTTTCAGAGACATCCAGCAAGAAAACTTCCGTGGAATTCACTCCCACTGGAGGAGCTTCTCCTTTGTTTACAATCATTActtgttttttgtctgttttctgattGTGCTGCTCTCCATTCTGCTTTACCTGCTAAGGCTGAGACGAATTCACAGGCGAATGTTGCGTAACAGTTCATCCACTTCCCTATGGATTGAGGAAGGTCTCCCACCACAGAAGATTCCAGGAGCCTTATGAGATGCTGTGATGAAGAACTTTTATTGGACTGCCTacagaaaaagccatttttgcCTCAGGGTTTctcctttttgttcctttaaatcacagaagaagCAGATCACCCCAAGTGTGGAATTTAGCTAGGCTTTGGAAATATGGGAAAACAAGGTCTGCTGGGCTTTGTCTAGT from Rhea pennata isolate bPtePen1 chromosome 28, bPtePen1.pri, whole genome shotgun sequence includes these protein-coding regions:
- the ENTPD4 gene encoding ectonucleoside triphosphate diphosphohydrolase 4 isoform X1, with the protein product MGRINISCLLPASWHFSISPVGCPRIFNTTLRQIVVIGILAAAVSLLYYSVVVIWNKYGRAYRDKRFHRYLARVTDTEATDTNNPNLNYGIVVDCGSSGSRIFVYCWPRHNGNPHDLLDIKQMRDKNRKPVVMKIKPGISEFASSPEKVSDYISPLLSFAAEHVPRAKHKETPLYILCTAGMRILPESQQKAILEDLLTDIPVHFDFLFSDSHAEVISGKQEGVYAWIGINFVLGRFEHTDDEDEAVVEVHVPGSENKEAIFRKRTVGILDMGGVSTQIAYEVPKTVSFASSQQEEVAKNLLAEFNLGCDAHQTEHVYRVYVATFLGFGGNAARQRYEDSLFTSTLFKNRLLGKQIGMTSDSPYLDPCLPLDAQDEIQQNGQIMYLRGTGDFSMCREVIQPFMNKTNETQTSLNGVYQPALHFQNSEFYGFSEFYYCTEDVLRMGGDYNAAKFIKAAKDYCATKWSVLRERFDRGLYASHADLHRLKYQCFKSAWMYEVFHNGFSFPASYSNLKTALQVYDKEVQWTLGAILYRTRFLPLRDIQQENFRGIHSHWRSFSFVYNHYLFFVCFLIVLLSILLYLLRLRRIHRRMLRNSSSTSLWIEEGLPPQKIPGAL
- the ENTPD4 gene encoding ectonucleoside triphosphate diphosphohydrolase 4 isoform X2: MGRINISCLLPASWHFSISPVGCPRIFNTTLRQIVVIGILAAAVSLLYYSVVVIWNKYGRAYRDKRFHRYLARVTDTEATDTNNPNLNYGIVVDCGSSGSRIFVYCWPRHNGNPHDLLDIKQMRDKNRKPVVMKIKPGISEFASSPEKVSDYISPLLSFAAEHVPRAKHKETPLYILCTAGMRILPESQQKAILEDLLTDIPVHFDFLFSDSHAEVISGKQEGVYAWIGINFVLGRFEHTDDEDEAVVEVHVPGSENKEAIFRKRTVGILDMGGVSTQIAYEVPKTEEVAKNLLAEFNLGCDAHQTEHVYRVYVATFLGFGGNAARQRYEDSLFTSTLFKNRLLGKQIGMTSDSPYLDPCLPLDAQDEIQQNGQIMYLRGTGDFSMCREVIQPFMNKTNETQTSLNGVYQPALHFQNSEFYGFSEFYYCTEDVLRMGGDYNAAKFIKAAKDYCATKWSVLRERFDRGLYASHADLHRLKYQCFKSAWMYEVFHNGFSFPASYSNLKTALQVYDKEVQWTLGAILYRTRFLPLRDIQQENFRGIHSHWRSFSFVYNHYLFFVCFLIVLLSILLYLLRLRRIHRRMLRNSSSTSLWIEEGLPPQKIPGAL